The nucleotide sequence CCAGCACCAGTTCGCTGGTGACGCTCGCCCGCAGCGACAGCTTCATCTTGATCTCCGGGGCGCTGAACCCGGGGGTGCCGGCCGGGACGAGGAAGCCGCGTACGCCGTCCTCGGTACGGGCCCAGACGACGGCGACGTCGGCCACGGAGCCGTTGGTGATCCACATCTTGGTGCCGTTGAGGATCCAGTCGGAGCCGTCACGCTTGGCGTTGGTCCGCATGGCGCCCGGGTCCGAACCCGCGTCGGGCTCGGTGAGGCCGAAGCAGCCGATGTACTCCCCCGCCGCCATCTTGGGCAGCCAGCGCTGCTTCTGCTCCTCGGAGCCGTACTTCCAGATCGCGTACATGGCGAGCGAGCCCTGCACGGAGACGAGCGAACGCAGCCCGGAGTCGACGGCCTCCAGCTCCAGGCAGGCCAGGCCGTACGCGACGGCGTTGGTGCCCGCGCAGCCGTAGCCCTCCAGGTGCATGCCGAGCACGCCGACGCGGCCGAGGGTGCGGGCGAGTTCGCGGGCGGGGATCTCGCCCTTCTCGAACCAGCCGGCGACGTGCGGGCGCAGTTCGCGGTCGGCGAGGGCACGCACGGTGCCGCGGATCTCGCGCTCCTCGTCGGTCAGCAGTCCGTCGACGGCGAGCAGGTCGAAGGGGTGGACAGGAGAGGTGCTGGACTGCGACGACTGCGACTTCACGGACGGCCTCCTGGCGGCTGTGGCGACTCGGCGAGCCGAAGCGTAGCGGTAGATCGGATATTGGATCCAGTATTGAAAATCCGATATCCCCGCCGTACGGTCCGACGGGATCCGATCGGCGTGAGGGAGAACCGCATGCGCACAGACCAACCGGACACCCCACCGGCGGGTGCCCTGTCCGGGATCGTCGTCGCCGACTTCGGCCGGGTCCTGGCGGGGCCGTACATGACGATGCTCCTCGCCGACCTGGGCGCGGACGTGATCAAGATCGAGCGGCCCGGGTCCGGTGACG is from Streptomyces venezuelae ATCC 10712 and encodes:
- a CDS encoding acyl-CoA dehydrogenase family protein, coding for MKSQSSQSSTSPVHPFDLLAVDGLLTDEEREIRGTVRALADRELRPHVAGWFEKGEIPARELARTLGRVGVLGMHLEGYGCAGTNAVAYGLACLELEAVDSGLRSLVSVQGSLAMYAIWKYGSEEQKQRWLPKMAAGEYIGCFGLTEPDAGSDPGAMRTNAKRDGSDWILNGTKMWITNGSVADVAVVWARTEDGVRGFLVPAGTPGFSAPEIKMKLSLRASVTSELVLEDVRLPADAMLPEARGLSGPLGCLNEARFGIVFGALGAARDCLETAVSYARDRTVFARSLASYQLTQQKLADMAVELGKGMLLALHLGRLKDAGALTAEQISVGKLNNVREAIAIARECRTILGANGITLEYPVLRHANNLESVLTYEGTSEVHSLVIGKALTGEQAFR